CTTATGTTTATGATAGTTCTACTCAAACCTACAAAGGTgcttttcatgaaaaaaaaccAAAGTCTTActatattgtaataaattattgccCAGTGGAAGACGAGGATGCTTTGAAAAATGCAATTGTCCACTCAATGAAACCTAGAGGTATTTTAATGTGGTCTTATAGCATCTGATACTCCTCTTCTTAATCACCTTTTTTAGCCGTGAGTCCTTCCTCTGCATCGACTTTGTCAACATTACCCCTTTTGCTTCCTGAATCTGCAAAGACTGATCGgtaatttgcaaaaaaaattgaaaataggtTAAAGTAAACATTAGAGATTTCGAGTAACACATTGATTTTCTACCTATGCTAAAACGTACCTTTGTAGTAacgtaaacatttctttttcttcattgaCATGTCTTttctcttaaataaaaatatttttttctgtaattaaagtaacaaaacaaagtaaaaaatttaatggaatAAATGGTTTTTATAGAATACTTGCTTGAATACTAACGACGTGCTTCTTTGTTTGTCTGGTATTggcagaaattttttttctttttttatgtttttgtttattctttcAAAGTCGGGTTCGGCTGTAATTAACAAAGATACAAACAATGGTTTTCTTATCTACTAGTTCTTTATTCTGTTCTATTATTTTGCCGTAAAACTCtctgataatattttattaaattttacgaaaGTCGAATGGAAAAGTACGATTACAGTAACAGTGTTTAGCtcatgaaaaataatgttccaTGCTTCTTCATGCATGTTATCAAAACCTCAAGTCATTCATTGGCTTTCTTTTTAACCTGTTATACTTTTTATGCTAGGatgagaaattaataaaatattttgtcagACAAGAAATGGCGTGAATTATGATTGTTGTAGTGACTTTGCCAGCATACATTTTCTGCTTATGTTATTAGAAACTTACGTAACTGTTTAGCAAGTATACTCTTTTCATCGCTTGAAGTACATTTCGACTCATGAGAATCCTAATGAAATGCTGCTGGCATTGTGTTGTAAATCTTTAGTGTGAGGGTATCTTTTTCAGCAAGCAACCTGTTCTGGCCACTTATGGTTGTGGGCAAACATCCGCGCTTGTATGGGGTAAAATAAACGTTCATGGTTTAATGGGGTTGAGTCTTTAAACTAACTTTACTAGATTCGGGATATAGTCGTACAACATCATCGGTCGTTTTACAAGGGTACACCTTACAGTCCACAATTATTGAAACTCCTATTGGAGgatgtttctttaataaagaaattttatcgttatttcaAGACAAACAAGTTGTTTACCCATTCTACGCTTACTCAAAAAAACCTACAATGAAGCCTTTCCGTGAAACTtttgttagtttttttttgtgaaccgtatgtttctatataattgttttctttgatttagATTACACAATCCTATTGGGATTGGAGTTTAGAGTGTATGGTGGAAGACATAAAGCGTCAATTATCTTTCAATAGAAGTGAAAACGATTTCGTTAAATCAAAGTCAATAATTTGTCTTAtcgtatttttgtaaatattttatcaatcaGAAACGGCATATCGTATCAGCTACCTGATAATACTTTCATTGATACGAGtaatagttttcatttttagttgCTGCATGAAATAAGAACGTACTTAAACTATGTATACGGGTTATCAGGTCAACTATCTCACGTGCTTGATCCCTTAGTTTCTGGAAATCATCAAGAGACTTGTGAAAATTTATTGTCTGAAATGAGTTCAGATGGGAAACTAAATACGAAAGACTGGAGCTGTTCTTGTATGATGCTAGGTAATATATCTCcattgtttgttaaaaatgtgtaTCTCGTTTTGCTTTGTAACGTACTACTGGATGTATTACAGAATCATTAAATCGAGCTAACAAGGAAAAAACCTCAAAGTACgataattctttttccaacaacATATTGACTTTACGATAACCAGAGTGAAATCGCACTTGAATTCAATAGTTGTTACGGGAGGAAATACAATGTTTTCAGGCTTcttttcaaagtttcaaaaagaaGTGCATACACAGCTTGAAAGCTATTcagtatgttttttttatgtagcGTCAACTTCACTTTGTTTTgttagaatttgaaaattctttatcCACCTCAAAAACATCTTCGACGTCATACAGTTTTCATAGGAAGTTCTATTCTGACATGTCTAGCAAGTTTTCAAGATTTTCTTGTGACTCGCAGTGAATATGAGGAGCACGGAGATACAATTTTTGACAAGAAATGtccctaattttttttatctcaatttaaaacaacgaaattttttatgattttttttcatatattaaataaaaaatgctaGAAATTCagcgataaaataaaagaattgatGTCAGCAAACGAGATCTTTTATACCAAGTCcaataggaaaaaaaaacaatgttctAATCTCGTGTGTGTAAGGAAGCGTAAAAACTGTCCCATACTCATGTGTTAAACTTACGAAGGCACGCTTATattatcaaacaaaaaaaaacgttggcacgaaaaaaataaaaaatggtgaACGCTCAAAGAAAACCATGGGTTGGAGGCAACTGGAAATGTAACGGAACTGAAAAAAGTAATGGGGCTCTCGTCAAGCTTTTAAATCAAGCTGAGTGGGATTCTCAACGTATAGGTAAaaggttttttatttttattttaaaaatactttaaggAATGTTTTCCACTTCTGTAGATGTTGTTATATTTCCGTCTCCTATTCATATGCTTCAAATTCGTGACACGGTGtgtcataaaataaatgttggaAGTCAAAACATTTCACTAACGGGCTTTGGCGCATATACGGGTGAAATgaggtaatttatttacaaggagtatcgaaaaatacttttttttttatttttagctgTGAAATGGTGAAAGATGCTCAATTGAAATGGGCTTTGATTGGACATTCAGAAAGAAGACAATACTATGGCGAAAAAGACAGCGATGTggctataaaattaaacgccTGCcacaaaaatgatttatttgcGGTTATATGCATAGGTGAAAATTTACAACAAAGAGAAAGTGGGGAGACTGAAGCTGTATTAGCGTCTCAACTGAACGTGATTCTTGGTATGTTATGCAGTCGACGTGTTGAaaactatataattttaataaatgttcaatAGATTGTAAGGATTGGTCCAAAATCGTTATAGCGTACGAACCTGTGTGGGCGATCGGAACTGGAGTCGTTGCTTCGGTAGAACAAGTTAAAGATACCCATGCTGTATGCGTTTAGAGAATGTATAGACGAAAGATTTTGagtgcaatatttttttttcagttcaTAAGAAGTTTTCTTCATGAAAAAAAAGGTAACACTATCTCGCAATCGGTTCGAATTGTTTATGGGGGATCTGTAAATGCGAAAAATTGCGAAGAATTATCGAAATTACAAGACGTGGATGGTTTTCTTGTTGGAGGCGCTTCTTTAAAACCGgaatttgtacaaattgttaattctgtaatataaaacagttgactttttaaactttattattcaattttgtaaaatgtgtTTTTGTTCTTCTTCGCTCGAACCACCACCCTTATTCATGTTTGAATAAATGCTTTTTTACAAAACGAACTATTTAGCACTCTTTTTACCGGTGTGCACTGATAACATTCAAATGACGTACGAAACGGCGAAGTCGGTCCCAACGTAAAAGTACAAGAAATCGTTTTAAAAGTATAGTTTCATGTGTGCTGATTGTTGTTTGGTTGTATAGTATGTTTAAACCTTGTTGAAAAGagcgatgtaaataaatggaagGGTAAATGACATGATGCGAGATCATAAGAATATGCAGTCCTGCACGGAAAAACATCATTTTGTTTGTGTTCAAAGTCAGTCAACTAACCTATTAACCAAGTATACAGTTGTTCTGGATTCACGCAAGTGAATTGGAGAATATGCTGAGTAGGTGAAGGATGATTTTTTCCAAGTAAGGAAAATTTACGGAATTTCGAATTAAAGCTGCGACTCCGTGGTGGATCACCGTAAAGTACTAAAAGGAACGTTAAGGATGTCATTGGGTGAAAGCATGGTTGTGGTGAGCAATGACAAGTATAAGGGAATGATGCTACAAATAtagtgcaaaaaaaaaaaagaaaatgttgcgCATTaacatattgtaaaaaaaagtattcctACGAGAATGTTTACGTATGAGGGATGCTGCCTTGTTAGGCTTATAAATCCAACTATAAGatatctttttcaatttagataaaaatacatattgtGGTTCGACACCTAGTAAAACAGtgtttgattttataaaatttcttttaaacgtCACCTAGAAAAGATGGCttagattgaatttttgtgGAAGTTGTTAATGTCGATTGGCTCCGTTGCAAGCATATAGAGGACTCTGATGGTATTCTATTTAAATCACATGAAGTTAAAGTCCCGGATGTTTTCTCCTTTGTTgtaaatggaaagaaaaaacgGGATAATCTTTGACTTGTTTTACGTCTCAAATTTGTTTCTTGTTGAGgaggtaaattatttttgacgGGTGTCGAACTTGTTTTAAAAGAACGCCAACACAAAGTCCCCTCACCTGGGTCCACCTGGTAGAAAGAAATTGAGtgtttaatgcattttaatacATTCCATACCCAAATGTAGCGCCAACTAGGTTTCCCACTTTTACGATggtatttaacaaaataatctccttgacacatttcatttaaataaaaattttcataggTCATAGTTGTTTGTTGTGTGCTTTGACAAGATGCAAAAAAATGTGGCGTTTTCGTTTCTCCTAAACCATTATAGACCTTTTCATTGCGACATTGTCGTCTTATCGCCTCTTGTTTTTTACCTTCCTTTGAATAGCCAATTGCTTCTGGTTGATTTTCTTCCTTCGTTATATCTTGTGCAGTAGGTAATGATTGGAAATCATGTGAATGACTGGTAAAAGATACATCAGTAACAAGTTGTTCATTCTTCACTAACTCAGTCGATAGTTTTTTGATGGACTCAGAAGATAAAGTATAAGGGAATGTCTCACATGTTGATAGAGATTTCGCACACACCATGACTGGTATATCAAACGTATTTTGATCTACATTTTCATTCactaatattttcttatcattaGATCGCGGGAACAATAGATCTGATCCTGAATAAGTTCTGTTTTCATGGATTGAGTCACACACTACTTTACTAGTTTGATTCGTTGACACAGATGATGTGACGGTATCACAAGACCGATCACTCTCTAAATGTCTTTGAACA
The Hylaeus volcanicus isolate JK05 unplaced genomic scaffold, UHH_iyHylVolc1.0_haploid 12221, whole genome shotgun sequence DNA segment above includes these coding regions:
- the LOC128883377 gene encoding actin-3-like isoform X2 → MASGVVNSSIVLSPSSKTYLFPLDPKEVMYDTDVIKPYVYDSSTQTYKVEDEDALKNAIVHSMKPRAVSPSSASTLSTLPLLLPESAKTDRNLRNCLASILFSSLECEGIFFSKQPVLATYGCGQTSALVWDSGYSRTTSSVVLQGYTLQSTIIETPIGGCFFNKEILSLFQDKQVVYPFYAYSKKPTMKPFRETFITQSYWDWSLECMVEDIKRQLSFNRSENDFVKSKNGISYQLPDNTFIDTSQLSHVLDPLVSGNHQETCENLLSEMSSDGKLNTKDWSCSCMMLESLNRANKEKTSKVKSHLNSIVVTGGNTMFSGFFSKFQKEVHTQLESYSNLKILYPPQKHLRRHTVFIGSSILTCLASFQDFLVTRSEYEEHGDTIFDKKCP
- the LOC128883377 gene encoding actin-3-like isoform X1, whose product is MASGVVNSSIVLSPSSKTYLFPLDPKEVMYDTDVIKPYVYDSSTQTYKGAFHEKKPKSYYIVINYCPVEDEDALKNAIVHSMKPRAVSPSSASTLSTLPLLLPESAKTDRNLRNCLASILFSSLECEGIFFSKQPVLATYGCGQTSALVWDSGYSRTTSSVVLQGYTLQSTIIETPIGGCFFNKEILSLFQDKQVVYPFYAYSKKPTMKPFRETFITQSYWDWSLECMVEDIKRQLSFNRSENDFVKSKNGISYQLPDNTFIDTSQLSHVLDPLVSGNHQETCENLLSEMSSDGKLNTKDWSCSCMMLESLNRANKEKTSKVKSHLNSIVVTGGNTMFSGFFSKFQKEVHTQLESYSNLKILYPPQKHLRRHTVFIGSSILTCLASFQDFLVTRSEYEEHGDTIFDKKCP
- the LOC128883379 gene encoding triosephosphate isomerase A-like encodes the protein MVNAQRKPWVGGNWKCNGTEKSNGALVKLLNQAEWDSQRIDVVIFPSPIHMLQIRDTVCHKINVGSQNISLTGFGAYTGEMSCEMVKDAQLKWALIGHSERRQYYGEKDSDVAIKLNACHKNDLFAVICIGENLQQRESGETEAVLASQLNVILDCKDWSKIVIAYEPVWAIGTGVVASVEQVKDTHAFIRSFLHEKKGNTISQSVRIVYGGSVNAKNCEELSKLQDVDGFLVGGASLKPEFVQIVNSVI
- the LOC128883374 gene encoding uncharacterized protein LOC128883374 isoform X2, producing MRVDRVSAGLPFSPKRLQSTTLTNEEPTLLASLYGTSFNRSYEKRVQTMSAKVAEKSFYGNSNAAEYNVEKTQPLIFCSSDLHTKQNDSYRFPCNTSNAINPSCNVTRHKISTKQLPLSQLYTKTLDTQWQNKPDAIKFEYFDKNQCHLLKKSNHVTRDPGFTESSRKMKEQINQLRRSYFRFALELSKLCTKWYRHTLKKYFGIFYSELKRINKTNLSSQVTKKSSCCLRHIGNRRLMASVLFKNLMILILSPKKLKLIGFCRLIKHSIKSLPCSHESCTSVSNFEAFQIERGVQCMQRVLLRVCFKKFQSTCVVTWREIRPLIQQVTHLVQRHLESDRSCDTVTSSVSTNQTSKVVCDSIHENRTYSGSDLLFPRSNDKKILVNENVDQNTFDIPVMVCAKSLSTCETFPYTLSSESIKKLSTELVKNEQLVTDVSFTSHSHDFQSLPTAQDITKEENQPEAIGYSKEGETKTPHFFASCQSTQQTTMTYENFYLNEMCQGDYFVKYHRKSGKPSWRYIWVDPGEGTLCWRSFKTSSTPVKNNLPPQQETNLRRKTSQRLSRFFFPFTTKEKTSGTLTSCDLNRIPSESSICLQRSQSTLTTSTKIQSKPSFLGVEPQYVFLSKLKKISYSWIYKPNKAASLIRKHSPSFPYTCHCSPQPCFHPMTSLTFLLVLYGDPPRSRSFNSKFRKFSLLGKNHPSPTQHILQFTCVNPEQLYTWLIGLHILMISHHVIYPSIYLHRSFQQGLNILYNQTTISTHETILLKRFLVLLRWDRLRRFVRHLNVISAHR
- the LOC128883374 gene encoding uncharacterized protein LOC128883374 isoform X1, with product MRVDRVSAGLPFSPKRLQSTTLTNEEPTLLASLYGTSFNRSYEKRVQTMSAKVAEKSFYGNSNAAEYNVEKTQPLIFCSSDLHTKQNDSYRFPCNTSNAINPSCNVTRHKISTKQLPLSQLYTKTLDTQWQNKPDAIKFEYFDKNQCHLLKKSNHVTRDPGFTESSRKMKEQINQLRRSYFRFALELSKLCTKWYRHTLKKYFGIFYSELKRINKTNLSSQVTKKSSCCLRHIGNRRLMASVLFKNLMILILSPKKLKLIGFCRLIKHSIKSLPCSHESCTSVSNFEAFQIERGVQCMQRVLLRVCFKKFQSTCVVTWREIRPLIQQVTHLVQRHLESDRSCDTVTSSVSTNQTSKVVCDSIHENRTYSGSDLLFPRSNDKKILVNENVDQNTFDIPVMVCAKSLSTCETFPYTLSSESIKKLSTELVKNEQLVTDVSFTSHSHDFQSLPTAQDITKEENQPEAIGYSKEGKKQEAIRRQCRNEKVYNGLGETKTPHFFASCQSTQQTTMTYENFYLNEMCQGDYFVKYHRKSGKPSWRYIWVDPGEGTLCWRSFKTSSTPVKNNLPPQQETNLRRKTSQRLSRFFFPFTTKEKTSGTLTSCDLNRIPSESSICLQRSQSTLTTSTKIQSKPSFLGVEPQYVFLSKLKKISYSWIYKPNKAASLIRKHSPSFPYTCHCSPQPCFHPMTSLTFLLVLYGDPPRSRSFNSKFRKFSLLGKNHPSPTQHILQFTCVNPEQLYTWLIGLHILMISHHVIYPSIYLHRSFQQGLNILYNQTTISTHETILLKRFLVLLRWDRLRRFVRHLNVISAHR